The Enterobacter asburiae genome window below encodes:
- the proX gene encoding glycine betaine/L-proline ABC transporter substrate-binding protein ProX: MRHNVLFATAFATLVSTSAFAADLPGKGITVQPVQSTISEESFQTLIVSRALEKLGYTVNTPSEVDYNVGYTSIASGDATFTAVNWQPLHDDMYAAAGGDKKFYREGTFVTGAAQGYLIDKKTADKYHITNIEQLKDPKIAKLFDTNGDGKADMMGCSPGWGCEAVINHQNKAFDLAKTVDVSHGNYSAMMADTIARFKEGKPVIYYTWTPYWVSDVLKPGKDVVWLQVPFSSLPGEQKDIDTKLPNGMNYGFPVNTMHIVANKAWAEKNPAAAKLFSVMKLPLADINAQNAMMHAGKSSEVDVKGHVDGWIKAHQQQFDGWVKEALEAQK; encoded by the coding sequence ATGCGACATAACGTACTTTTTGCCACAGCGTTTGCCACCCTTGTCTCCACCAGCGCGTTTGCGGCTGACCTGCCTGGCAAAGGCATTACCGTACAGCCGGTGCAGAGCACCATTTCGGAAGAGAGCTTCCAGACCCTGATCGTCAGCCGCGCGCTGGAGAAGCTGGGCTACACGGTTAACACGCCGAGCGAAGTGGACTACAACGTAGGCTACACGTCGATTGCCTCCGGTGACGCCACCTTTACCGCGGTGAACTGGCAGCCGCTGCACGACGACATGTATGCCGCCGCCGGTGGCGACAAGAAGTTCTATCGCGAAGGCACCTTCGTGACGGGTGCAGCGCAGGGGTATCTGATCGACAAAAAAACCGCCGATAAGTACCACATCACCAACATTGAACAGCTGAAAGATCCGAAGATCGCCAAACTGTTCGACACCAACGGTGACGGCAAGGCCGACATGATGGGCTGCTCGCCGGGCTGGGGCTGTGAAGCGGTGATTAACCACCAGAACAAAGCGTTCGATCTGGCGAAAACGGTCGACGTGAGCCACGGCAACTACTCCGCGATGATGGCCGACACCATTGCCCGCTTCAAAGAGGGTAAACCGGTGATCTACTACACCTGGACGCCGTACTGGGTGAGCGACGTGCTGAAGCCGGGCAAAGACGTGGTGTGGCTGCAGGTGCCGTTCTCCTCCCTGCCGGGCGAGCAGAAGGATATCGACACCAAACTGCCGAACGGCATGAACTACGGCTTCCCGGTGAACACCATGCATATCGTGGCCAACAAAGCCTGGGCGGAGAAAAACCCGGCGGCGGCGAAGCTGTTCTCGGTGATGAAGCTGCCGCTGGCGGACATCAATGCCCAGAACGCGATGATGCATGCGGGCAAATCGTCTGAAGTGGATGTGAAAGGCCACGTCGACGGCTGGATCAAAGCCCACCAGCAGCAGTTTGACGGCTGGGTGAAAGAGGCGCTTGAAGCGCAGAAGTAA